The nucleotide window CTTTTGTGACGATGTCGCTACTTATGTTGCTCAGAAATGTGGCTGGGATATACCACATGATAAATGGGATCAGctaaagaagatgaattttgattgcaaagaagatgagagaGGTGTATATAACGTTTCGGCATTACTACCATCATAGCATATATTAAAATAGATGTAATGGACGGCAAGAATCAAATAGAGTTTGCTTTTTCTTAATAACTCGAAGCCTTTCACTAAGCGATTGTCAAAACTCATCGCCTAACGAACAAGAAGGGCAGATAGCGAGAAGACCACAATAGTATAGTTCAGCGAGTCATTCTATACTGCTTTTATACATATTAAAGCGTTTGATTCATGGATTATCAAAATAGGGCTGGTTCGAAGAAGGGAGCGGGTGGTGTTGCCTCTGATGCTCAGGCAGACCTGGCTAGACGGAAACAAGTGGAAGACCTACTAAAAGGTGGCGAAGATATTCCATATACATTCCAGGAGACCAATGAccaggaagaaaaattgagaaagaaccCTTATATCTACAAGAACCATTCCGGTAAGCTTGTCTGCAAGCTATGTAACACCATGCATGTGTCATGGTCTAGTGTAGAGCGCCATTTAAGTGGTAAAAAACATGGTTTGAACGTTCTTAGACGTGGCAACACGACGAGCAATGGTAATGGTGGGTCAGAGTATTCAGCAAAGAATGATCGCGACCGCGAATTCCATAAGGAAGTCGAAACTAGACGTAGCGCCTTACAGAACAATGGTTTGGTACCGAAGTGCTCTGTCGTAAGTGTGAGAGATGAATCAACTAATAGTGAAGGGGTTGCCATACGAGTAGATTATGATGAGGACGGAGCTATCGCCGATGAGAGCATCACACCAATGATAAGAATTGTATCAGGTTTAGAGCTGCAGGAAGCAGAAAAGAAAGACAGAAAGTACCTAGCAATCGCGTACGAGCCTTTTGAAATAGTTGCCATCGAAATTCCGTCAGATAGACAGATTAAGATGGACAAACTCGAAACTATTCGAGATTCGGTAGATGAAGTCAATTCAAAGTCTACTTTTTGGGATCCCGTCCACGGTAAGTTTTACGTTCAAGTTTTTTTTGAATAAATTACAAAATATTACAAACCCCAGCCTTTTAGACTAGTTCATCTTCTCTAGCATTACCTCCAGGTACTTATTCATGTGACCTGCGAGCAACGAATATTCCATGTCAATTGCCTCAACTTCCTGCTGAAACTCTACTTGCAATCTATGCATCTTTCCCTCTAGTTTCTTGACTTCACCAACCATCAGATCTTTCTCGATATGCATTTCCGCCTCCTGTATCTCGGGCATGATCTGCTCTGTATACTTCTGCTGCAAACTCAAAAAATGCTGCGCATTAGCTTCATGATTGTTTTTGGATGATTCCGTGAGTTCAGTGAGTTGTTTTTTTGTCATTTCCAGCTGCTCTTCAAGTATTGAAAGTTTAACCATAACCCAAGACGTCAGGATATTTTCCACTTTACTGTGTCGTAGTGCTAGCTGCCTTTTCAACTCAACTAACCCTTCCTCTTTGCGATGTGaattttgaatttccaCTGAAACTATCTGCAATATACCGTatagttcttcaatgacacGCTGAAACGTCTGGGCGGATGTGCGCAAATTTTCCTGGCTATGTTCTAATTGAGACAATTTCTGTTGCTTGGCTTCTAATAGCATTCCCAACTCTTCTATACTTCTTTCTAATTCATCCATATTACTTTCTGCATATTTCTCTAGTTTTTCCCACTGAGAATCAAGCTCGACTATTTGAAATCCCAACGTCTccaactctttcaacatcCTCTGTTTCTGTTCCTTGTAATTATTGTAATCGATTGACAAAGTTTCTTGTATTTGGGTCAGTTTTTTCAGCTGTGTTTCTATACTTCTATTGTTGCTTTCTAAAGCCTCCAATTCATCTCCATTACTTTGAACCCCAACTTCATCGATCTgcttctcttcctcctcatATCGCTTCATTTGCTGTTGCAAAAGGTTatactcatcaaatttAGATCGGAGTTGTCCCAGCAAAGCTTCCGTTTGCGATATAAATCTATTACAATCAAACATCCTTTCCTCACGGAATCGGGCGTAATTCACCACAGCACTAAGTAGTCTCTTAGTCCTCTGTGTATCAGGCCTGTATAGATCCATCATGTTGAAATCGGACACTCCAATATTCTGGAAGAACTTGTAACATATCTTGTTGAGAACCAAGACTTGCAAGCTCTCGGAATAAaatgcttcttcattctcctcCTCATACTCCGTGGCATCATTTATGTGCTCCTGTCCTTTCTTCAGTAATGCGTCTGAGGATATACCCATAAAGCTGTCAATGATCTGCTTGTAAAGCGTTATGACGAACTGTGAAGTGGGACGTGCAATGTTCTCCTCTGTGGCCAATGAAAAGTCGCAACTCTGTAAGCATATAGCCAATTCCGAGTAATCAAGCAATGGAAATATATCAGCACTCATTTTAGTCTTGGTCGGCCTTTTCGACCTCGCTTGCTGGTGTTGATAACCGATGACTACATACAATGAGTGTTTACTGTTCGCGCGTACTTAGTTGTGGATCTTGCAAGAATATTCAAAGTAAGAAAACCTTTGAGTGTTTGAAACCGGCCAATTCAGTATACGTTAATCAGATTTACGCCTTACTTAGCACTGCCGCTCAACATAGATGTGATCGATAAATTCTCACAATTCTCTTGAAAGGATCTATTATGCAGAGACTCATCAGTTCTGAGTGATCTCCAAGTACTTCTCATATTTAACTCATTACTGGCCAAGGTactcttgaaaaatatcAGACAGCGACCTATTCCAACCAAAAGATGCTGGTATTACAGTGTACTGTCAAGGATTTTGATTATAGGAATGCGACTGTCAAAATGGAGGTTTATTAATTTAGATATGCAACCAAAGACAGTAAGGAGCTAAAAGCACCTAAGCTGGCTTGAATGAAATGTCGAAAAGAAGCGATTTACACAACTTCGTTCGAATAATTCCTGAATAGAGAAAGTTCAAAGAGCTTAATCTCGCGGTATATAAACGACTGGTATTTCAGCACATTAATTTGTATTAATTTATAAGTTCAATGGAACCGAGCACAAATGATAAGGAAGGTAGCAGTCATTGGTGGAGGTCCAGCAGGGTTGACGACGGTTTATAACTCCATCAAGGTTAATAAGGATAGTGAGAATTCATTCATATGTGTTGGATTCGAGGCCAGATCAAAACTAGGAGGTGTTTGGAGCGATACACCTGGGGCTAATCTTGATACATTCCCAAGTACATTTGACcaattgagatttttgCAGGATGAGCGAATTGCAGGGGATCCCAGGGCTTTGTTTTACGAAGGATCACCATTGATAGGTGCGAATTATAGGCAGATAAATCTAGGCAGCTTAACTGGATCGTCTCCCTCGAAAACAATTAAGGTGGCAAAGAAAGCAAGATTAGCAAGAGATGGTATTTTCTTTACCGACAAGACTGGTCTTTATGACAATTTCATGAGTAATGTTCcagaagatttgatgaGGTACGAAGATGATACCCGTGATTACAAGAAAGATATAGCACCGCGCAACTCTGCAATCTCACCTTTGGTCGACCTCCCCACTATTACAACTCACCTGAAGAACTTTATTCTCGAGAACAAACTGGAAGAGCATTATAGATTGAACACAAGCATTGAATATGTGGATAAAATGGGTCCTGATAAATGGATTGTCgttgccaagaaatcagaTCCTAATAAAGATCATGATGACTGGTATTTGGAATCGTTTGACGCCGTTGTGGTCGCAAATGGACATTTCCAAATCCCATATGTGCCTTATTATATGAGCAGTCCCGGTCGCGAAGGCAACAGTGGCATACATCAATTCAACCAGAAATTTCCTGGAAAGCTAGTTCATGTTAGAGATATTGACCTTTGGTACCGGAGAGAGCTGCCCAATTACGAAGGTAAGTCCCACCATCGTCGAATTGTGCTAGTGGGGAAGAGCTTTAGTTGCATGGATGTCTTAAAGAGAATTATACATCTGCAAAAATCAGGTAGCTTGGAAATATTCATATCTACTGATATTCCCCCAATGCCAGAGAACAAAGCTAACCCATTCTACTGGTTTGATGAATGGCTTGTAAAAACAAACAGAGTCACATTGAAACCAGAGATCCTTTCATTCACGAGTGAGTCAAATAAACCTACTTTGACGTTCACAGATGGTACGCAAATTAAAGTAGTGGACCACGTAATATTCGCAACTGGCTATCTTTATAGCTATCCTTTTATGTCTCAAGTACTAATGGAACAGCGCAAAATATTTGTTACACCAGATCCACGTAATGTTGACCACAGGCCATCCAATATCTCGCGTGTGACTGGTTTATATCTACACACTTTCTCCATCGCAGAGCCCACTCTCGCGTTCCCAGGTGTTTCCAGCAATGCAAACTTTCAATCCTTCCACATCTCAGCTAAGGCAATTGTCGGTGCATTTAGCAGCTTCAATCAACTATTCAAAAAATGCGAACCTACCGATTATCCTTACTATGACTCCATCTGGCATCAGATTTTGCCTTCTATTAACGATCAACTGGAGTGGTCTAGAAAAAGACTCGCAGAGACGGGAAATAATGGATCCTACCACTTTTACTACCCCTTACCTCTCCTAAAAGAAGGCTGGGAGAGGCCTTGTGAGGAATTGTTTCCCCAAGGTCAAGATTCAAAGCACCTTTTTCCATCGGACGCTCCAAAATTATCAAAGGACGGAATTACAAGACTAAAAGATATCTTCCTCGAGGTAATGGAATAAACTTTTATCAAGAATCGtgcttcatcttcattttgaACTTCTTATAGACAGTCTTTAAAGAACTATCATGATATAGACACCTTTTGTTTACATAATGACCGGATAAGGaaatatcttcaaaagctctcCAGTTCAGCTTTTGACCTCATCTAAGAACGGCTTAAAAGATGATCCAATGCGACATGGATAATTTAGAGTCAATTGGAACGTACTTGAGGCACTATCCTAGGCAGTTTTGCTGAAACGAGTAATAATGCCGAAGGAAGGCTCTACGAATGTTGCGCTTAGCACTCAAAGACTCTCTGCGATGATTGATTCCTTACAAAGagaagatgttgatgaaCAGCTTTTACGCATAGCTAAACCAAAGACAAGTGAGTATCCCAGCCAACCAGAGGCAATCAATTTCACTCCACCAAAGGTTACGCAGCGCTCTCCAAGTAAGCTATACAGATCGCCAGCTGGCTTGGTATCATTGGACTCAGCAGATAATAGGACTAGTATGATCTCAGATTATTCGGGGGTGGAAATGGAAGGTGTCGGGGTATCCTATATTGTTCAGAATCAAAACAAGTCGAAGTCGAACCAAGACCTTCCCAATCTACCAGCTCTTCCCTCGGTCGAAACGTTGAAGACTTTTGCAGATGTCTCCGATGCGAAAAGGATCAGTTCAGGCTCTGATGACTTGGTCGTTAAGGCAGTCGCAAATGCTAAAGCTGTAGCACGTATGGTATCTACGTCATCAAAAGTCTCTGCCACATCAGAATATTCCGAACGTAATCCTGAAGCTGTGGGAACAGCCGTTGAATCCCTGAGACTTCTATCAATAAACAAGCGTCATATGGCACCATCATCCGTAGGATCTGGGAACCTGGCCAGCGAGAGCGGCTCTTCATACTACAATCATGCAAGAGACGAAGAGGCCGAGACCTTCTTACTAAATAATGACGAAACTAAATCCCCAGTTACCAAGGTTTCCAACCCACACTCAGGTAGCAGTGACAACATATCAGTGGCAACTAGCATTGTTCCTCCACTGTGGACTACTGTGACAGGAAACCAAGAGGGTGAGAAACCTTCCCGTTCGGAAACGAGTTCATTCAATCCTACCATCCCCCCAAGAAACAAGAATAGACCCAGATCAAGACTATTTATCCGCGATACtttggatgaaattgagcaACAATTGAGGGAACAAATACGAGATCCCATTgaggaacaagaagctCCTGAAACGGTAACCAGAACTAGCTCCACGACCAATCATTCAGACGCCTATTTCTCAGCCACAAGTTATCAGGATGACGATAAAGATATACACGAAATATTGAAAGACTCAAATAATTCCAAGGATGTTGAATATCTAGAACGGCCCCTTCCCAACGTTCCTAGCCCTCTACGCCGTGATTCCACGATCAGGATTCAGGAGTCTCAAGTTAAGTCAAATGGAAAGGAAGACTCAACTGTGGTTCTAGATGAGGATGAGCAATATGAGGACTTAGATGAAACTGAGCAGCAGATATCTGATGGCTCATCGAACAGGACGCCAGTAAAGGGCAACCCAACGCACGTCTCGAAAAGTAAAAGCTCCAATGGGAAGGCATCACATAAGAAAAAGActggtaagaagaagaggcagGAACTGAGATCTTTCGATATTGATACGCTGTCCCAGCTACTAAATTTTACTAAAGGGACTTTGATAGGTTCTGAGTTTACGAACCTGGGTATGAATATCGAAGAGAAAAGAGCACTCGAAAGACTAGTTGACTCTTTATCGAGGCTCACAGCTGATATGGTACTGGATCCCGATCGCTACGAAGAAGGACTAAGAAGATTGGATAAGGCTACAAAGGCTCTCGAAGGTTTCTAAAAGCGATTGGCCTCTAAAGAACTGTCTAGGTATGTAATGTAAAGTAATAAGGCTAAGCGTTTAAATGTTCTGGTAATTCATAACCATGCCCCATACGTCACCTTTGTAGTAGCAGTGATAGACTTTTCATTGTCGAGTGAAAAAACTACCTACTTGCTAAAAAGACCGAAGCTCATCAGTGAAATCAAAACGAAACCTGATCAACGGAGTGTGCGGCATGCTACGATTCACTAGGCTACTTAAACACCGTAAAGTGTACGGGAGGGCTATATATTCTGTTAAGGCCCCAAATACAAAAGACACCTCTTCCACTCAGAATGTCCAGTTTAAAGATGAAGGCGATCTAGCTAGTGTCCAGGAGAGAGCTTTATTCGGAGCagttttcaacaaactcatGAAAAGAGAGGAGATCCGGAAGAAGAGTGGCGGTGAAATCCTTTCGCATGCAACTTCCATAGTACCTGGCGAAAACAATGACCacaatgatgatgacaGTAGAGGTTTGCAAGTTgtttttgagaagaaaaaccaGGAGATTAGACCTGAGGATAGGAAGCtatttgatttctttaaGAATACCAGTGGGAGCTCCCAGTTAGGTGATATAGGCGAGTCAGCCAAACTAACCACTGATGATATCAGAAACTATCCCGTATCGCTCATTTCAAGCATATTCTCAGAGAAAGACCACAAACAAATGCCAGGGAGCGAAAAGGCTAGCAAAATTCTTACAGATGATAAGGTCACTGCCCTGCTGGACAAAGTGGCGGGGGTTGAGAGCAGtttaaatttgaagatgaataAAGAAGTCttggagactttggaagCCAAAGAGAGGTTAAACGCTGCCATAAATGGAGCCATGGAAAAGTATCTGGCTGATCTGCattctcaaattgaaacTGACTATGACTTTCTGGCTCTAGTAAAACGGTTCTTGAATATGTATGTCAACAGAGATACCATATTGGACAATAATGACCTAAAATCATCCGCAGAGATCGTAAGTCACATCAAAAATCAGCTCAGCTTCAATTCGAAAGATTTACCACGACCATATGGGGTGACCTTGCCCTTCACGCTAGTGAAACTTTTAACCTCAAAGGAATTAAACTTTCCCTCTGAAAGAAAATATGCACTAGCTTCTTACATCTACCAGGAATGCAAAAATTCAAACGATATCTCATTGTATTTGAATGTTTGTAACGTTGATTTTTACAATCTGCTGTTACAATTATCGTGGGATAACTTTCGTGAAGTTTACCAACTCAAGCAATTAACGACAGAAATGAGCATCAATGGTATCCGCGGTGATATTTATACAGTTGAGATCCTGGGCAAAATCGCCCATGAACTGAGACACATTAACGATGGAATAGTTGACGAAGATACCGGTATAATAGAGGGAAATCCGTTAACAGTTGGCGTTGTGTGGTGTCGAGAAAATAGTGTTGATCTACTGCTCCTCGAGAACTACCTCAAGAAGTTAAAAGAGAGTTTAGCCTAGTCATGATAAATCAGTAAATATTACAGAAATACAATAAACGATATTCAAGAGCCTTTTTCCCTTGTTTGTTCGTTCGCGAGCTCTAAAGCTGACAATCTTGGGCTAATTTTTAACTCAAGGCGCTTCTAGTCCAGCTTACCCATCGTTTTAGTATCGAACAAACATTGCACACTCGCTATAGTTAGCTACAAAACTGCCATTAGAGATGGATTTAGGCCAGATTGCACAGTATTGCTACAATTTAACTACATCGTACTTACGAATAGAAAATGCGACTTCTGTGATCTCCGAGACGCAGGATGCCATCAAGCTTACCAGAAGGTGCTTCCTCGACGATATTTTTCCTACATGGAGCCCGTTAAACTCAGAGATTTCTTTTTCATACAATGGTGGTAAGGATTGCCAAGCTTTATTACTATTGTATCTGAGCTGTATATGGGAATTCTTCCTATTAACTCTCGAACACTCCCTATACGATCCCAAATACCACGCTTTCCCACTAAAAGAACTACCTACCGTTTTTATAGACCATGAGCAGACATTCTCAACACTGGAGGAGTTTGTAGCTACCTCATCGAAGCGGTATTGTTTATCACTTTATGAGTCAGGACGGGACAACGAGAGAGATACGAGCATGGCAGAcgcattcaagaaatatctGGAGGTACATCCTGAGATGAAGGCGTTTGTCATAGGTATTAGACATACAGATCCATATGCGGCAAATTTGAAGGCCATACAACGGACCGATGCCAATTGGCCCGATTTTGTAAGGTTACAGCCTTTCCTTCACTGGAAATTGGCGAACGTCTGGAGTTTTCTTATCTATTCTAATGAGCCTATATGTGGCCTATATGGTCTCGGGCTCACTTCAATAGGCAGCATCAACAATACTTTACCCAACCCACATCTAAAAGTTGACCAGGATGATAAACCAAACTTGATGTTCCAGTGGGAGATAGAACACGCGTTTTCAGATTCTAAGGATGCTTCTGGTGAAGCAGTCAACGTTTCCACAGTTAATGCAGCCGATTTAAAGTTACTGAACCAACCGCAGGATCGTTATCTCCCAGGATGGTACCTAACCGACGATTCTCTCGAAAGAGCTGGTAGAATCAAAAAAGAATAATGCATACAATATTGATACTGATAATTTTGTACATAGAATATATACAGGAAAAGTTTGTCATAATAAGATTTCAGTCGTGAGGCTTCCCGCTAATTCTGTCGTACAGTCTTGCGGCATGGTAATTGATGTTACTCTTTTCCACTTTATTCCCCTTACCTAAGGCTCTCTCTGCTGTGCAAACTTTCAGTTCTTTGGCCAAATTCTCACAAACAGTGTTCATATGTCCGTTTGAAGACCAACATTGCAGCAAATTCGACATCAGCACCAGGCATTTGTTTGCTTCCTGCGTTATTATTGgtttcttcaccttcaacCTAGGCAAAGGTGGCAGTCTATGAATGGGTGGCTTACCGGACATAATGAGTTCGCTCAGATCTTATAAGATCGATTATGGAGGGCGcttgcaattgaagttgCTCATCTTGAAGCATCtacaatgaaatttcatcaaatttgttaCAAAGCGTGAAAAATGATGGTTAAAGAATAAATCATAGCGAAAGGTCGATATTTACAGTATATTTAAGTCCGAAGGAAGGCTTTACTCCTTGAGCCAGTAGTTCTTGAGATCAGGCATTCTGAgaatttctttctctttgtttTGGCTGAAATCTTGCAGTTTTTCCAACAACTTGGAGTTTTCCCACTTCTTGGGCAGCGGACTGGTATCGAAGTTCTTGGTAGCCCAGTAGTAGATATCCCAATCGAGTTCGTTCAGCAATGAGTCGTATTCTTCAAGCtccttcaaagacataTCCTTCAAGTATTTGGCAGCGAACCGCGACAAAAGCAGATCCGTCTCCAGGATACCTCTCTTACGACTCTGGTAGATCAAGCGTGCCCGTTTCTTGTCGATAGATTCACCCTTACGTTCAATAGGTTGCACTTTGATCCTCAGAAAGACGTCGTCTTCTTCGGCTGGTTTCTCACCAGAAGAGTAGTAAGAAACGCCCAGTCTAGGCACGAAGGCCACACTAGTTGGTCTGGCAGTTGAATACCTTAGAGAAAGACGTGTCGAAATTGTTCTTAGCATCTTAACTTGGCTTTTATTTGTGGGGTCGTTACTGCGGAGGAAGAATAATAGAGGCGAATTTTAAATAGTTTAGCCGAATTATTCAGCAATAGAGAtataaatttcaaagttcaaagatGATTAGATAGGAGACtaaaaaaatatcgaaATAGCCATTAAAAATGCCTAGTACAGTTTGTGGCGAAGTTTCGAGAGTTGGGCCCCACCAGTGGATGGAAAGACTATTTCG belongs to Torulaspora delbrueckii CBS 1146 chromosome 4, complete genome and includes:
- the PRP11 gene encoding spliceosome assembly protein PRP11 (similar to Saccharomyces cerevisiae PRP11 (YDL043C); ancestral locus Anc_3.150); this translates as MDYQNRAGSKKGAGGVASDAQADLARRKQVEDLLKGGEDIPYTFQETNDQEEKLRKNPYIYKNHSGKLVCKLCNTMHVSWSSVERHLSGKKHGLNVLRRGNTTSNGNGGSEYSAKNDRDREFHKEVETRRSALQNNGLVPKCSVVSVRDESTNSEGVAIRVDYDEDGAIADESITPMIRIVSGLELQEAEKKDRKYLAIAYEPFEIVAIEIPSDRQIKMDKLETIRDSVDEVNSKSTFWDPVHGKFYVQVFFE
- the NUF2 gene encoding kinetochore-associated Ndc80 complex subunit NUF2 (similar to Saccharomyces cerevisiae NUF2 (YOL069W); ancestral locus Anc_3.149), encoding MSADIFPLLDYSELAICLQSCDFSLATEENIARPTSQFVITLYKQIIDSFMGISSDALLKKGQEHINDATEYEEENEEAFYSESLQVLVLNKICYKFFQNIGVSDFNMMDLYRPDTQRTKRLLSAVVNYARFREERMFDCNRFISQTEALLGQLRSKFDEYNLLQQQMKRYEEEEKQIDEVGVQSNGDELEALESNNRSIETQLKKLTQIQETLSIDYNNYKEQKQRMLKELETLGFQIVELDSQWEKLEKYAESNMDELERSIEELGMLLEAKQQKLSQLEHSQENLRTSAQTFQRVIEELYGILQIVSVEIQNSHRKEEGLVELKRQLALRHSKVENILTSWVMVKLSILEEQLEMTKKQLTELTESSKNNHEANAQHFLSLQQKYTEQIMPEIQEAEMHIEKDLMVGEVKKLEGKMHRLQVEFQQEVEAIDMEYSLLAGHMNKYLEVMLEKMN
- the TDEL0D04740 gene encoding uncharacterized protein, with translation MIRKVAVIGGGPAGLTTVYNSIKVNKDSENSFICVGFEARSKLGGVWSDTPGANLDTFPSTFDQLRFLQDERIAGDPRALFYEGSPLIGANYRQINLGSLTGSSPSKTIKVAKKARLARDGIFFTDKTGLYDNFMSNVPEDLMRYEDDTRDYKKDIAPRNSAISPLVDLPTITTHLKNFILENKLEEHYRLNTSIEYVDKMGPDKWIVVAKKSDPNKDHDDWYLESFDAVVVANGHFQIPYVPYYMSSPGREGNSGIHQFNQKFPGKLVHVRDIDLWYRRELPNYEGKSHHRRIVLVGKSFSCMDVLKRIIHLQKSGSLEIFISTDIPPMPENKANPFYWFDEWLVKTNRVTLKPEILSFTSESNKPTLTFTDGTQIKVVDHVIFATGYLYSYPFMSQVLMEQRKIFVTPDPRNVDHRPSNISRVTGLYLHTFSIAEPTLAFPGVSSNANFQSFHISAKAIVGAFSSFNQLFKKCEPTDYPYYDSIWHQILPSINDQLEWSRKRLAETGNNGSYHFYYPLPLLKEGWERPCEELFPQGQDSKHLFPSDAPKLSKDGITRLKDIFLEVME
- the NBA1 gene encoding Nba1p (similar to Saccharomyces cerevisiae YOL070C; ancestral locus Anc_3.148), which encodes MPKEGSTNVALSTQRLSAMIDSLQREDVDEQLLRIAKPKTSEYPSQPEAINFTPPKVTQRSPSKLYRSPAGLVSLDSADNRTSMISDYSGVEMEGVGVSYIVQNQNKSKSNQDLPNLPALPSVETLKTFADVSDAKRISSGSDDLVVKAVANAKAVARMVSTSSKVSATSEYSERNPEAVGTAVESLRLLSINKRHMAPSSVGSGNLASESGSSYYNHARDEEAETFLLNNDETKSPVTKVSNPHSGSSDNISVATSIVPPLWTTVTGNQEGEKPSRSETSSFNPTIPPRNKNRPRSRLFIRDTLDEIEQQLREQIRDPIEEQEAPETVTRTSSTTNHSDAYFSATSYQDDDKDIHEILKDSNNSKDVEYLERPLPNVPSPLRRDSTIRIQESQVKSNGKEDSTVVLDEDEQYEDLDETEQQISDGSSNRTPVKGNPTHVSKSKSSNGKASHKKKTGKKKRQELRSFDIDTLSQLLNFTKGTLIGSEFTNLGMNIEEKRALERLVDSLSRLTADMVLDPDRYEEGLRRLDKATKALEGF
- the MTF2 gene encoding Mtf2p (similar to Saccharomyces cerevisiae MTF2 (YDL044C); ancestral locus Anc_3.147) → MLRFTRLLKHRKVYGRAIYSVKAPNTKDTSSTQNVQFKDEGDLASVQERALFGAVFNKLMKREEIRKKSGGEILSHATSIVPGENNDHNDDDSRGLQVVFEKKNQEIRPEDRKLFDFFKNTSGSSQLGDIGESAKLTTDDIRNYPVSLISSIFSEKDHKQMPGSEKASKILTDDKVTALLDKVAGVESSLNLKMNKEVLETLEAKERLNAAINGAMEKYLADLHSQIETDYDFLALVKRFLNMYVNRDTILDNNDLKSSAEIVSHIKNQLSFNSKDLPRPYGVTLPFTLVKLLTSKELNFPSERKYALASYIYQECKNSNDISLYLNVCNVDFYNLLLQLSWDNFREVYQLKQLTTEMSINGIRGDIYTVEILGKIAHELRHINDGIVDEDTGIIEGNPLTVGVVWCRENSVDLLLLENYLKKLKESLA
- the FAD1 gene encoding FMN adenylyltransferase (similar to Saccharomyces cerevisiae FAD1 (YDL045C); ancestral locus Anc_3.146), which gives rise to MDLGQIAQYCYNLTTSYLRIENATSVISETQDAIKLTRRCFLDDIFPTWSPLNSEISFSYNGGKDCQALLLLYLSCIWEFFLLTLEHSLYDPKYHAFPLKELPTVFIDHEQTFSTLEEFVATSSKRYCLSLYESGRDNERDTSMADAFKKYLEVHPEMKAFVIGIRHTDPYAANLKAIQRTDANWPDFVRLQPFLHWKLANVWSFLIYSNEPICGLYGLGLTSIGSINNTLPNPHLKVDQDDKPNLMFQWEIEHAFSDSKDASGEAVNVSTVNAADLKLLNQPQDRYLPGWYLTDDSLERAGRIKKE
- the MRP10 gene encoding mitochondrial 37S ribosomal protein mS37 (similar to Saccharomyces cerevisiae MRP10 (YDL045W-A); ancestral locus Anc_3.145) → MSGKPPIHRLPPLPRLKVKKPIITQEANKCLVLMSNLLQCWSSNGHMNTVCENLAKELKVCTAERALGKGNKVEKSNINYHAARLYDRISGKPHD
- the SDH5 gene encoding succinate dehydrogenase assembly factor SDH5 (similar to Saccharomyces cerevisiae EMI5 (YOL071W); ancestral locus Anc_3.144); the encoded protein is MLRTISTRLSLRYSTARPTSVAFVPRLGVSYYSSGEKPAEEDDVFLRIKVQPIERKGESIDKKRARLIYQSRKRGILETDLLLSRFAAKYLKDMSLKELEEYDSLLNELDWDIYYWATKNFDTSPLPKKWENSKLLEKLQDFSQNKEKEILRMPDLKNYWLKE